In Candidatus Zixiibacteriota bacterium, one genomic interval encodes:
- a CDS encoding outer membrane protein transport protein — protein MGILRRLAVAALVLLLVTSSVWAGGFDVTGLGSKARAMGGAFRAIADDWTAAYYNPAGHAFVWDNLVGGTVGFLHYRHELIPDYRYGGVYESGMINDQSLYNKHEILSNPAAGIILQTPYWGGMAVGFSMYQPFDNNIEWTLYEMPLAYNDSLFNDLPLDHYYSNLDVVAFQLTFARRFSEDRMAVGLGLQLLRADLAFNDIIFRANPADAPLSDRPRDRIVQFSQNDGYGWGFGLTAGLLYQVNEKLRVALTGSLPFDITVDGSTYQMYYMPLDGTLNSRTLGSVDNIWVNGNMISMQPDFEATIKLPASVGFGVSYDVTPKLTVAVDASYTLWSKYEGLEFVYSNWDTKGLAADPTVVDFFESDVTLADDWNNVGKVAAGVSYEYADYLTLLGGVSADQSADRDPSGFRPQLVDTGDKWGFNLGAIFTIQQWELGIASSYIHAPDIDINSLQDVNDDGVFDNFPGEYKAETFETILSFNYRF, from the coding sequence ATGGGGATCTTAAGACGTCTCGCCGTCGCAGCTCTGGTTCTCCTGCTGGTCACGTCGTCCGTCTGGGCCGGCGGATTTGACGTAACCGGGCTGGGTAGCAAGGCCAGGGCCATGGGCGGCGCTTTCCGGGCTATTGCCGATGATTGGACGGCTGCGTATTACAATCCGGCCGGACACGCCTTCGTGTGGGACAACCTCGTCGGCGGAACAGTCGGCTTTCTTCATTATCGACATGAACTCATCCCCGACTACCGTTACGGCGGCGTGTATGAATCGGGAATGATCAACGATCAGTCGCTGTACAACAAGCACGAGATTCTCAGCAATCCCGCCGCCGGCATAATTCTGCAGACGCCCTACTGGGGCGGAATGGCGGTGGGCTTCTCGATGTACCAGCCATTTGACAACAACATCGAGTGGACGCTGTACGAAATGCCGCTGGCATATAACGACAGTCTGTTCAACGATCTCCCGCTCGATCATTACTATAGCAATCTCGACGTGGTCGCATTCCAGTTGACCTTCGCCCGGCGGTTTTCCGAGGACCGGATGGCGGTGGGGCTGGGTCTTCAGTTGCTGCGTGCCGACCTTGCGTTCAACGACATTATCTTCCGCGCCAATCCCGCCGATGCGCCGCTGAGCGATCGCCCGCGCGACCGGATTGTTCAGTTCAGCCAGAATGACGGTTACGGTTGGGGATTTGGACTGACGGCGGGGCTTCTGTACCAGGTGAATGAGAAGCTGCGAGTGGCTTTGACCGGATCGTTGCCGTTTGATATCACGGTTGATGGGTCGACCTACCAGATGTACTACATGCCGCTGGACGGCACGTTAAACAGCCGCACGCTCGGTTCGGTAGACAATATCTGGGTGAACGGCAATATGATCTCCATGCAGCCGGACTTCGAGGCGACCATAAAGTTGCCGGCTTCGGTTGGCTTCGGTGTATCCTACGACGTGACGCCGAAACTGACGGTTGCGGTCGACGCGTCGTACACGCTGTGGTCGAAGTACGAAGGACTTGAATTTGTTTACTCGAACTGGGATACCAAGGGACTGGCCGCCGACCCGACCGTGGTTGATTTCTTCGAATCCGACGTCACTCTGGCGGATGACTGGAACAATGTCGGTAAAGTGGCAGCCGGCGTCAGTTACGAGTATGCCGACTATCTGACGCTGTTGGGCGGCGTTTCCGCCGATCAATCGGCCGACCGGGATCCGTCGGGGTTCCGTCCGCAGCTGGTCGATACCGGCGACAAGTGGGGTTTCAATCTTGGCGCGATTTTCACGATTCAGCAGTGGGAACTGGGTATAGCATCGAGCTACATCCACGCTCCCGATATCGACATCAACTCATTGCAGGACGTGAACGACGACGGAGTGTTCGATAATTTCCCGGGCGAATACAAAGCCGAGACATTCGAGACGATCCTCTCGTTCAACTACCGGTTTTAG
- a CDS encoding SDR family NAD(P)-dependent oxidoreductase → MSAPQPQLSVLITGANGFIGSRMCRLFLEKEFRVIAGVRSGANLTLLHGLDIELRYGDINHPESLPAMVSGVDYVIHNAGVVKAKTQDTFFIVNEDGTKNLLRAIVAHNRAVRKVVYISSLAAAGPSIDGRPVSEKDKPHPITIYGRSKLAGERAVVSFADRLNVVSIRPPGVYGPGDKEIFTFFQTVYRRIRPAIGDVSRKLQLVHADDLCRGVYRAVVADTSSGAVYFISENRSYEFRELTAILSEACGRRTVPLPVPAFLFRVIAAISEFLFRLVGAAPMLTREKAAELLASWEVDTSRARVDLGFESEIPFAEGARQTYQWYLREGWL, encoded by the coding sequence ATGAGTGCCCCGCAACCGCAGTTGTCGGTTCTGATAACCGGCGCCAACGGGTTCATCGGCTCCCGGATGTGTCGCCTGTTCCTCGAAAAGGAGTTCCGGGTTATCGCGGGGGTGCGCTCCGGCGCGAATTTGACTCTGCTCCACGGTCTTGATATCGAGCTGCGCTACGGCGATATCAATCATCCGGAAAGCCTTCCCGCGATGGTGTCCGGTGTCGATTACGTCATCCACAACGCGGGCGTCGTGAAGGCGAAAACCCAGGACACATTCTTCATCGTCAACGAGGACGGCACGAAGAACCTGTTGAGGGCGATTGTGGCGCACAACCGAGCCGTCCGCAAGGTGGTTTACATCTCGTCGCTGGCTGCCGCCGGACCGTCGATCGACGGCCGCCCGGTCAGCGAGAAAGACAAGCCGCACCCCATCACGATATACGGACGATCGAAACTGGCCGGCGAGCGTGCCGTGGTGTCGTTCGCGGACAGACTCAATGTCGTCTCGATACGGCCGCCGGGTGTGTATGGTCCGGGGGACAAGGAGATATTCACCTTCTTTCAGACCGTCTACCGGCGGATTCGTCCGGCGATCGGAGATGTTTCCCGGAAACTGCAGTTGGTTCACGCCGATGATCTCTGTCGCGGCGTGTATCGCGCGGTGGTCGCGGACACATCGTCCGGCGCAGTCTATTTCATCAGCGAGAACCGGTCATACGAATTTCGCGAGTTGACGGCGATCCTGTCCGAGGCGTGCGGAAGAAGAACCGTACCGCTGCCTGTGCCGGCGTTCCTGTTTCGTGTCATTGCCGCGATTTCGGAGTTTCTGTTCAGGCTTGTCGGGGCCGCGCCGATGCTGACACGAGAAAAGGCGGCAGAGCTGCTCGCGTCGTGGGAAGTCGACACGTCGCGCGCCAGGGTCGATCTCGGGTTCGAGTCCGAGATTCCGTTCGCCGAGGGGGCGCGGCAAACCTACCAATGGTACCTTCGCGAGGGTTGGCTGTAA
- a CDS encoding carbamoyltransferase, protein MKILGISCFYHDAAAAIAVDGKLVAAASEERFSRIKHDPELPVQAVGYCLARAGLQINDLDYIAFYDKPFTKFERIVTGYMATPFRSYRAFLAAMPVWLRRKLFTEHVIHKELGYDGEMLFVPHHLSHAAGAFFSSPFESAAILTIDGVGEWATASYGIGDRTDIRLLAQMNYPHSVGLLYSAFTYYLGFQVNSAEYKVMGLAPYGTPRFSDLIERELVTIHDDGSIHLDLKYFTFHHGLRMVGRRFEQLFGRPRRNPETDTDQFDADVAASIQAVTEKIVLRMATHVRTVTDMSRLCLSGGVALNCSANGMLERQGLFDDIYVQPASGDAGGAVGACLYASHKLGMARTVPQPFFSLGPSFDNATIESFLDRCRVPYAVGPDDELVDRVTDALCSGRIVAVFRGPMEFGPRALGFRSILADPRDNAMKAKINAAVKYREPFRPFAPAVLAECVCEYFDCTGESPYMLFTYAVRQEKRSVIPAVTHIDNSSRIQSVAKEDNPLLHKILTDFKQKTGVAVLLNTSFNLRGHPIVHTPEQALETFCSGGIDLLLIGRYLVDKRNMESALIDSFRIEKGLD, encoded by the coding sequence ATGAAAATCCTCGGTATATCCTGCTTCTACCATGACGCGGCCGCGGCTATTGCGGTCGACGGCAAGCTGGTCGCCGCCGCCTCGGAAGAACGTTTCAGCCGCATCAAACATGACCCCGAACTGCCGGTACAGGCAGTCGGCTACTGCCTCGCACGGGCTGGTCTCCAAATCAACGACCTTGATTACATCGCCTTTTACGACAAACCGTTCACCAAATTCGAACGCATCGTGACCGGCTACATGGCCACGCCCTTTCGGTCGTACCGGGCATTTCTTGCCGCCATGCCGGTGTGGCTCCGACGGAAATTGTTCACCGAACATGTAATCCACAAGGAGCTGGGGTACGACGGCGAAATGTTGTTCGTGCCGCATCATCTCTCACACGCCGCCGGAGCTTTCTTTTCCTCGCCCTTCGAGTCGGCGGCGATACTGACGATCGACGGTGTCGGTGAGTGGGCGACCGCATCGTATGGAATCGGCGACAGAACCGATATCAGGCTGCTGGCGCAGATGAACTATCCGCACTCCGTCGGATTACTCTATTCGGCCTTCACCTACTATCTCGGTTTTCAGGTGAACTCGGCCGAGTACAAGGTGATGGGGCTGGCGCCGTACGGAACACCGAGATTCTCCGACCTGATCGAGCGCGAACTGGTTACAATTCACGACGACGGTTCGATTCACCTTGATCTGAAGTACTTCACGTTTCACCACGGCCTGCGCATGGTCGGACGGCGTTTTGAACAGCTGTTCGGACGACCGCGCCGAAATCCTGAGACCGACACTGATCAGTTCGACGCGGACGTTGCGGCATCGATACAGGCGGTGACGGAAAAGATCGTGCTGCGGATGGCAACCCATGTGCGCACGGTCACCGACATGAGTCGGCTGTGCCTGTCCGGCGGGGTCGCTCTCAACTGCTCGGCCAACGGCATGCTGGAACGGCAGGGACTCTTCGACGACATCTACGTGCAGCCGGCATCCGGTGACGCCGGCGGAGCCGTTGGAGCCTGCCTGTATGCGTCCCACAAGCTCGGTATGGCCCGCACCGTACCCCAGCCGTTCTTCTCACTGGGACCGTCATTTGACAATGCAACGATTGAGAGCTTTCTCGATCGCTGCCGCGTGCCGTATGCTGTGGGGCCGGACGATGAGTTGGTCGATCGTGTGACCGATGCGCTTTGCTCCGGCAGGATCGTGGCGGTCTTTCGCGGCCCAATGGAGTTTGGGCCGCGGGCTCTGGGATTCCGTTCGATACTTGCCGATCCGCGCGATAATGCAATGAAAGCTAAAATCAATGCCGCCGTGAAGTACCGGGAACCGTTCCGTCCGTTTGCGCCCGCCGTGCTCGCCGAATGCGTGTGCGAATATTTCGACTGCACCGGCGAATCCCCCTACATGTTGTTTACGTACGCCGTGCGACAAGAGAAACGATCGGTGATCCCGGCCGTTACCCATATCGACAATTCGTCGCGGATTCAGTCAGTCGCGAAGGAAGACAACCCCCTGCTGCACAAAATACTGACCGACTTCAAGCAAAAGACAGGAGTCGCCGTCCTGCTGAACACGTCGTTTAACCTTCGCGGCCACCCCATTGTCCACACGCCGGAACAAGCGCTTGAGACCTTCTGTTCGGGCGGTATTGACCTGCTGTTGATCGGCCGGTATCTTGTAGATAAGCGGAATATGGAGTCGGCGTTGATCGACTCCTTCCGAATCGAAAAGGGGCTCGACTAA
- a CDS encoding SGNH/GDSL hydrolase family protein: protein MSTRTHSPAVKLLGAVLAVVLFVSALEMIVRAVGVETTFQNRFFVLNRALDYPDVFEKDRHLFWRFRPDRTITSEFFQGKTYNINSRGLRGPELTAPNVKPRLLAIGNSCTFGWGVTEDSIYVRVLGRLLDGRYEIVNSAIPGYSSLQGKRFLARDLLPLEPSVLLVLFAWNDHWAAANSIADKDQQFAPQWILNIQNLLSRLESYRLYKKLLLSAIEPSPDSLFTPGDVTYRVDPDDFYTNLRDICALGHTHNMRVVFLTSPIPSLETYYAPGMRSPMHAFHARYNDVIRKIARDTGAELVDIAAVFDQHSDLFDDAAMDPIHFNAKGHAIAAQAIADVLRTDDVR from the coding sequence ATGAGTACGCGAACTCATTCACCCGCTGTAAAACTCCTGGGCGCCGTGTTGGCCGTGGTCCTGTTTGTCAGCGCTCTTGAAATGATCGTGCGAGCGGTCGGCGTAGAAACGACGTTCCAAAACCGCTTCTTCGTACTCAACCGGGCACTGGACTACCCCGATGTGTTCGAAAAGGACCGCCACCTGTTCTGGCGTTTCCGTCCGGACCGGACAATCACGTCGGAGTTCTTCCAGGGAAAGACGTACAACATCAACAGCCGGGGACTGCGCGGACCGGAACTGACCGCCCCCAATGTGAAACCACGCCTGCTGGCAATCGGCAACAGCTGCACGTTCGGGTGGGGCGTAACCGAAGACAGCATCTATGTCCGGGTACTCGGACGTCTCCTCGACGGTCGGTATGAGATCGTCAACAGCGCGATCCCGGGGTATTCGTCGCTGCAGGGGAAACGGTTCCTCGCCCGTGACCTCCTGCCTCTGGAACCGTCCGTGCTCCTCGTCTTGTTCGCCTGGAACGATCACTGGGCCGCGGCCAATAGCATCGCCGACAAAGACCAGCAATTTGCACCCCAGTGGATTCTCAACATACAAAATCTGCTCTCGAGGCTGGAATCCTACCGGCTGTACAAGAAACTGCTTCTGTCCGCAATCGAACCGAGCCCGGATTCGTTGTTCACTCCCGGTGACGTGACTTACCGCGTAGACCCGGACGATTTCTACACGAACCTGCGCGATATCTGCGCGCTCGGCCACACACATAACATGCGCGTAGTCTTCCTCACATCGCCGATACCGTCCCTGGAGACATACTACGCGCCCGGCATGCGCTCACCGATGCACGCGTTCCATGCGCGATACAATGATGTGATCAGGAAAATCGCCCGCGATACGGGCGCCGAACTGGTCGATATCGCCGCCGTGTTCGATCAACATTCCGACCTCTTCGACGATGCCGCCATGGATCCGATCCATTTCAACGCCAAAGGTCACGCGATCGCGGCACAGGCGATTGCCGATGTATTGCGTACAGACGATGTAAGATAG
- the bshB1 gene encoding bacillithiol biosynthesis deacetylase BshB1, which translates to MNDSQRYDVLSVGAHPDDVEVGTGGVLIDLVSRGYRCGIVILTEGEMGTGGTAELRRRELQHAAEIMGVDVLRTFDWGDTRLEDSYDKRQALAAVIRLARPRLILCPYPHVGHGRRQSHPDHVAAGVITINAANLAALQKADVPGDRHLVTRILHYFLPHGVTPTIVVDITEHFDRWIRALKAHESQFMNPQKSKDYIDSLTAMSRSFGLAARCRYGQGFVSVEPLQIKDLMCLVEGQDEDKA; encoded by the coding sequence ATGAACGATTCGCAACGATATGATGTCTTGTCGGTCGGGGCACATCCCGACGACGTGGAAGTCGGTACCGGGGGGGTACTGATCGATCTCGTGTCGCGCGGCTACCGCTGCGGCATCGTTATCCTCACCGAAGGTGAAATGGGGACCGGCGGCACGGCAGAACTTCGTCGACGCGAACTGCAGCATGCGGCCGAGATCATGGGTGTGGACGTCCTTCGAACCTTTGACTGGGGTGATACTCGTCTCGAAGACAGCTATGACAAGCGGCAGGCGCTGGCCGCCGTGATTCGACTGGCGCGACCGAGGCTGATCTTGTGTCCGTATCCGCACGTGGGTCACGGGCGACGGCAGTCGCACCCCGATCACGTGGCGGCAGGCGTCATCACGATCAACGCCGCAAATCTCGCGGCCCTGCAGAAGGCGGACGTACCGGGCGACCGGCATCTGGTCACGCGCATTCTCCACTACTTTCTTCCGCACGGAGTCACGCCGACTATCGTTGTCGATATCACGGAGCATTTCGACCGGTGGATCCGCGCGCTGAAGGCACACGAGTCACAGTTCATGAACCCTCAGAAGAGCAAGGACTATATCGACAGTCTCACTGCCATGTCACGATCGTTCGGACTGGCAGCGCGTTGCCGGTATGGTCAGGGGTTTGTTTCGGTCGAGCCTTTGCAGATCAAGGATCTCATGTGTCTTGTCGAAGGGCAGGACGAGGACAAGGCGTAA
- a CDS encoding aminotransferase class V-fold PLP-dependent enzyme, whose amino-acid sequence MTPELARTFADARRLFPHTQHSVYFNSASYGPFATTVQRAIDDNIALRLDCRQDDSHDAFSTADQLRADYAALIRAESRQVGIGLNTTHGLNVAMFGLPMSPGDEILMCDIEFPAIAYVARAAAERRNLSIKVIPSTDRRVDSAAIERAIGPRSRMLAISWVQFFNGYKYDLAELAGLCRKHNLYFVVDGIQGMGTEPIDVRALGIDVFSSGCQKWMLAPQGCGFFYIADRVFDSIKPPFMSWLGVDWGMNFSDLFYFDKPYHQAARKFELGYYVVLNLMGMKAAVEIFKSLGIANIQRHNYELIDRLAAWLKEHSFYRITSSLEPKHRSSILTFTCDDFATLQKRLVKDGIVLVHREGSIRVSVHLFNDDSDIDRLIDRLDAFARGAW is encoded by the coding sequence ATGACACCGGAACTCGCCCGCACGTTCGCCGATGCCCGTCGGCTCTTCCCGCATACTCAGCACTCGGTCTATTTCAACAGCGCATCGTACGGCCCCTTCGCCACTACGGTGCAGAGGGCGATTGACGACAACATCGCACTTCGACTCGATTGCCGTCAGGACGATTCCCATGACGCTTTCTCGACGGCCGATCAGCTTCGTGCCGACTATGCGGCACTGATCCGCGCTGAATCGCGGCAGGTTGGAATCGGGCTCAACACGACGCACGGATTGAACGTGGCCATGTTTGGACTGCCGATGAGCCCCGGCGACGAAATATTGATGTGCGATATTGAGTTCCCGGCCATCGCATACGTCGCCCGAGCCGCGGCCGAGCGACGGAATCTATCGATCAAGGTGATCCCGTCGACCGACCGACGGGTCGACAGCGCGGCCATAGAGAGAGCAATCGGTCCGAGGTCGCGCATGCTTGCGATTTCGTGGGTGCAATTTTTCAACGGCTACAAATACGATCTCGCGGAACTCGCCGGGCTGTGTCGAAAGCACAACCTGTATTTCGTCGTTGACGGTATTCAGGGAATGGGAACGGAGCCGATCGACGTACGGGCGCTGGGGATCGACGTGTTCAGTTCGGGTTGTCAGAAGTGGATGCTTGCTCCGCAGGGATGCGGCTTTTTCTATATCGCGGACCGCGTGTTTGACTCCATCAAGCCGCCGTTCATGAGCTGGCTTGGAGTTGACTGGGGGATGAATTTCTCGGATCTGTTCTACTTCGACAAACCGTACCATCAGGCGGCGCGCAAATTCGAACTCGGCTACTATGTCGTGCTCAACCTGATGGGCATGAAGGCGGCGGTGGAAATCTTCAAATCGCTCGGCATCGCCAATATCCAGCGGCACAACTACGAGTTGATTGACCGTCTCGCCGCCTGGCTGAAGGAACATTCGTTTTACCGTATCACCTCGTCGCTCGAGCCGAAACACCGGTCGTCAATTCTCACGTTCACCTGCGACGATTTCGCCACGCTTCAGAAACGGCTGGTGAAAGACGGGATCGTGCTGGTTCACCGCGAGGGATCCATTCGCGTGTCGGTGCATCTGTTTAACGACGACAGCGATATCGATCGATTGATCGATCGCCTCGATGCTTTCGCGCGCGGCGCCTGGTAG
- a CDS encoding SxtJ family membrane protein, translating to MTKVLARLWSGWKRVARAIGRANTIVLLTLFYSLILSPLGAVMRLFGWNPLESGKAAKRRSTNWKPVSDGSPDLESLRRQS from the coding sequence ATGACGAAGGTTCTTGCTCGACTGTGGAGTGGCTGGAAGCGGGTCGCGCGGGCGATTGGCCGGGCCAATACGATCGTCCTGCTGACGCTGTTTTACTCGCTGATCCTCTCGCCGTTGGGAGCCGTGATGCGGCTGTTCGGCTGGAATCCGCTGGAGTCCGGAAAAGCCGCCAAACGGCGATCCACCAACTGGAAGCCCGTCTCGGACGGCTCGCCCGATCTCGAGTCGCTCCGTCGGCAGAGCTGA
- a CDS encoding DUF418 domain-containing protein produces MSTDHMPAGDGDAGSTPSVSLAEPVSLTDRISSIDVLRGFALLGILVINIDLFSMSVAVMQNPPVMGGFSGLDFASWRVSYVLFSMKFLALFSMLFGAGIILIYQRAEARGESMRSAFFRRQWWLLLFGALHAYLLWFGDILFPYAICGMIVYLFRRKSARFLVIFGLIVTSFGLVPMTGAGVIIGWVKGLAESGQAALDAGGTPTDMERQMMDSWAEMAEGFNPSPETLAREIETMRSGYGEIIARQFPVVLQTHLFAYPFFIVWRIAGLMLVGMGLMKLGVFSAARSTRFYLWSMIIGYGIGLPGSWYGSEMLVRHEFDHVYMFTVGMSYDYIAGLLVVLGHVGLVMLICRLGMLPGVRARLAAVGRMALSNYLIQSLVGTFLFYGWGLGYFGEFNRAELWLLVFAIWGVQLFYSPLWLSKFRFGPFEWLWRSLTYKKRQPMRLVSGEVGPVAT; encoded by the coding sequence ATGTCTACGGATCATATGCCGGCAGGCGATGGCGATGCCGGGTCCACACCGTCGGTATCGCTGGCCGAGCCGGTTTCGCTGACCGATCGCATTTCGTCGATCGACGTACTGCGTGGTTTCGCGCTGCTTGGCATTCTCGTCATCAACATCGATTTGTTCAGTATGTCGGTAGCGGTCATGCAGAACCCGCCGGTGATGGGCGGGTTCAGCGGGCTCGACTTTGCTTCGTGGCGGGTGTCGTACGTGCTGTTCTCGATGAAGTTTCTCGCGCTGTTTTCCATGTTGTTCGGGGCCGGCATCATATTGATATATCAGCGTGCCGAGGCGCGAGGCGAATCCATGCGGAGCGCCTTCTTCCGCCGACAGTGGTGGTTGCTTCTGTTCGGCGCCCTGCATGCCTACCTTCTCTGGTTCGGCGACATTCTGTTTCCCTACGCCATCTGCGGCATGATCGTCTATCTGTTTCGGCGCAAGTCCGCACGCTTCCTGGTGATTTTCGGTTTGATCGTGACGTCATTTGGGCTGGTTCCAATGACCGGTGCGGGGGTCATAATCGGTTGGGTCAAAGGTCTGGCCGAAAGCGGGCAGGCCGCACTTGATGCCGGTGGCACGCCGACTGACATGGAGCGGCAGATGATGGACAGCTGGGCGGAGATGGCCGAGGGGTTCAACCCGTCGCCGGAAACACTGGCGCGCGAGATCGAAACGATGCGATCCGGCTACGGGGAGATTATCGCAAGGCAGTTTCCCGTTGTGCTTCAGACGCATTTGTTTGCGTATCCGTTTTTTATCGTGTGGCGTATTGCCGGACTGATGCTTGTCGGCATGGGGCTGATGAAATTGGGTGTGTTCTCAGCGGCGCGATCCACGAGATTTTACCTGTGGAGCATGATTATAGGTTACGGAATCGGTCTTCCCGGTTCGTGGTATGGCTCGGAGATGCTGGTGAGGCATGAGTTTGATCACGTGTATATGTTTACGGTCGGGATGAGCTATGATTATATCGCCGGCCTGCTGGTAGTGCTGGGGCATGTCGGGCTGGTCATGCTGATCTGTCGGCTCGGTATGCTGCCTGGCGTGCGGGCGCGACTCGCGGCGGTGGGTCGAATGGCGCTTTCCAACTACCTGATACAGTCGCTTGTCGGGACGTTCCTCTTCTACGGATGGGGACTTGGCTACTTTGGAGAATTCAATCGTGCCGAGTTGTGGCTGCTCGTGTTCGCAATCTGGGGTGTGCAGTTGTTCTACAGCCCGCTCTGGCTGTCGAAGTTCCGGTTTGGTCCGTTCGAATGGTTGTGGCGCTCGTTGACGTACAAGAAACGGCAGCCGATGCGGCTGGTCAGCGGTGAGGTCGGGCCGGTTGCGACCTGA
- a CDS encoding NAD-dependent epimerase/dehydratase family protein — translation MNLPGKKVLVTGAAGTLGSHVVRELLTRGAQPVAHARAESDTDTLDRLGIEKRLADLRDGPALCRAAEGIDAIIHSAAWVDFRADRLTQFAGINTMGAVLMFEAARRAGVPRFVHVSSVGAVGARSRKDAPAGARDMDPVNENQQFNLDHLRIPYIMTKRAAERELLAAAAHAGSPSLVIVNPSIILSGATGGPGNLRIHRHFRRLWLPDFPNLVNIVDVRDVAAGVVAALEHGRPGERYILGGDDIPARELALQVSHVLGRTPHLVRIPRTIIGFAARAAELWCRFAGRSRIGFYPDLVRLLDYDWCFSSAKARAELGYRPRALLISLEDYLSETM, via the coding sequence ATGAATCTGCCCGGGAAGAAGGTGTTGGTGACCGGCGCGGCCGGCACGCTCGGTTCCCATGTCGTCCGTGAATTGCTGACGCGGGGGGCTCAGCCGGTCGCCCACGCTCGCGCAGAATCCGATACGGATACCCTGGACCGGCTTGGGATAGAAAAGAGATTGGCGGATCTACGTGACGGTCCGGCGTTGTGTCGCGCGGCCGAGGGTATCGATGCGATCATCCACAGCGCGGCATGGGTCGATTTTCGTGCCGATCGGCTGACGCAGTTCGCCGGCATCAACACGATGGGGGCCGTGCTGATGTTCGAGGCGGCCCGGCGCGCCGGCGTTCCCCGATTCGTCCACGTGTCTTCGGTGGGGGCGGTGGGAGCACGATCTCGAAAGGATGCTCCGGCGGGAGCACGTGATATGGACCCCGTCAATGAAAACCAGCAGTTCAATCTCGACCATCTTCGGATCCCCTATATAATGACGAAGCGGGCGGCTGAGCGGGAGCTGCTTGCAGCGGCCGCTCATGCCGGTTCGCCCAGTCTGGTCATTGTCAATCCGTCGATAATCCTCTCCGGCGCTACCGGAGGACCGGGTAACCTGCGGATACATCGGCACTTCCGCCGTCTCTGGCTGCCGGATTTTCCCAACCTTGTCAATATTGTTGATGTTCGCGATGTCGCTGCCGGAGTTGTGGCGGCACTGGAGCACGGCCGACCGGGAGAGCGGTACATTCTTGGCGGGGACGACATCCCCGCCCGCGAACTGGCGTTACAGGTTTCCCATGTTTTGGGCAGGACACCGCACCTTGTCCGCATTCCCCGAACCATTATCGGGTTCGCCGCCCGCGCGGCCGAGTTATGGTGCCGATTTGCTGGGCGCAGCCGCATAGGCTTCTATCCGGACCTGGTCAGGCTGCTGGATTATGACTGGTGTTTCTCTTCCGCGAAGGCCCGTGCAGAACTCGGCTATCGGCCTCGGGCTCTGCTGATATCTCTTGAAGATTACCTTTCCGAGACGATGTGA
- a CDS encoding DUF5989 family protein — translation MRRLRILSEMWYFLKTSKRWWLGPIFVFLVLLSLLVIFTESSALAPFIYSLF, via the coding sequence ATGCGAAGACTCCGCATTCTCTCCGAGATGTGGTATTTCCTGAAAACCTCCAAGCGATGGTGGCTGGGACCGATATTCGTGTTTCTAGTGCTGCTGTCCCTGCTCGTTATTTTCACGGAATCATCAGCGCTGGCGCCGTTTATCTATTCGCTGTTCTGA